In one window of Tripterygium wilfordii isolate XIE 37 chromosome 1, ASM1340144v1, whole genome shotgun sequence DNA:
- the LOC119997401 gene encoding major strawberry allergen Fra a 1.04-like: MGVFTFESENCSTIPPAKLFKAYVLEGYKLFPKVVPHAIKNVEILEGDGGAGSILKLHFGEASPEFRYATHKIELVDKDNLLFNYSVIEGDILRDVVEKISFETKVVPSGDGGSIWKSKGTYYTKGDFVLEEEKLKAADNKAKELFKAVQEYVLAHLDEF, encoded by the exons ATGGGTGTTTTCACTTTCGAATCGGAGAACTGCTCAACAATCCCACCAGCAAAACTCTTCAAGGCCTATGTTCTTGAGGGTTACAAGCTCTTCCCCAAAGTTGTTCCTCACGCCATTAAGAATGTTGAAATCCTTGAAGGAGATGGTGGTGCCGGATCCATCTTGAAGCTCCACTTTGGTGAAG CTTCTCCCGAGTTCAGATATGCGACCCACAAGATTGAATTGGTAGACAAAGACAATTTGTTGTTCAATTACAGCGTGATCGAAGGCGATATCTTGAGGGATGTTGTTGAGAAGATCAGCTTCGAGACCAAGGTCGTGCCGTCTGGAGATGGAGGGTCTATCTGGAAGAGCAAAGGCACTTACTACACAAAAGGTGATTTTGTGCTTGAGGAAGAGAAACTTAAGGCAGCAGATAACAAGGCCAAGGAACTGTTCAAGGCTGTTCAAGAATATGTCTTGGCCCACCTCGATGAGTTTTAA